From Rutidosis leptorrhynchoides isolate AG116_Rl617_1_P2 chromosome 3, CSIRO_AGI_Rlap_v1, whole genome shotgun sequence, a single genomic window includes:
- the LOC139898794 gene encoding lon protease homolog, mitochondrial-like, whose amino-acid sequence MEYKIIIKELGVDRNDKTALIDKFRARIDANEAKIPPHVLQVMEEEMKKLQDLKSISTKFINTCDYLGWFSDYLGWSTALPPSCYSPVSK is encoded by the exons ATGGAGTATAAGATTATCATAAAG GAATTAGGGGTTGACAGAAATGACAAAACGGCACTCATTG ATAAATTTCGGGCTAGAATCGATGCAAACGAGGCAAAAATCCCACCTCATGTTCTACAAGTTATGGAAGAAGAAATGAAGAAACTACAAGATTTGAAAAGCATTTCAACAAAATTCATTAATACATGTGATTATCTTGGTTGGTTTAGTGATTATCTTGGTTGGTCGACTGCCTTACCCCCCAGTTGCTATAGCCCTGTTAGTAAGTAG